In a single window of the Melioribacteraceae bacterium genome:
- a CDS encoding MmgE/PrpD family protein has translation MEKSISRIISEFAINLKYEDLPENVINAAKRFLYDSIGCAFGAYKTKDVNIIRDIYNDLGGKEEATVIAFGDRIPAVNAAFVNSQMIRSLDFNDIYWKDDPSHPSDIIPAPLAIGELKNLSMKEVITSIVLAYEFEQRLCEFAKPGIRERKWHHATLTQFVSPIVAGKLLGLNVDQMVNAIGISGSHNHTIGCPTAGKLTMMKNTVDPMAVQSGVMAALMALKGFTGTEKVFEGKEGFMDCFGGWDSKKEEISPIVFKGRESETEWSWDLEALIGNLGKDWKILDCSMKAFPTEALTHTHISATLKTIINNDIKYDQIDSVTVTTIARACDILFDSQKYKPESRETADHSLPYCIAAAIVDRKVTTNSFDQEKINDPKIREVIQKIKGEASIEFEKMFPQKQPSKVVIKTVDGKEFTEYLEYPKGNPREPMSMIDLEDKFNSLSGDLLHPEKQREVKEMVFNCEKFDTKSFMSKLVL, from the coding sequence ATGGAGAAATCCATTTCAAGGATTATTTCAGAATTTGCAATTAATTTGAAATATGAAGATCTGCCTGAAAATGTAATCAATGCAGCAAAAAGATTTTTATATGATTCGATAGGCTGCGCGTTTGGTGCTTATAAAACAAAGGATGTAAATATTATTCGTGATATTTATAATGATTTAGGGGGTAAAGAAGAGGCAACAGTAATAGCATTCGGTGATAGAATTCCGGCTGTGAATGCGGCATTCGTTAATTCACAAATGATTCGTTCACTCGATTTCAATGATATATATTGGAAAGATGATCCTTCGCATCCATCAGATATTATACCTGCCCCGCTTGCCATAGGAGAATTAAAAAATTTATCGATGAAAGAAGTAATTACATCAATAGTTCTTGCATATGAATTCGAACAAAGGTTATGCGAATTTGCCAAACCTGGAATTAGAGAACGTAAATGGCATCATGCAACTTTAACACAATTTGTATCACCAATTGTGGCTGGCAAGTTATTAGGATTAAATGTTGACCAGATGGTTAATGCAATTGGAATCAGCGGTTCGCATAATCATACAATCGGCTGCCCTACCGCCGGGAAATTAACAATGATGAAAAATACAGTTGACCCTATGGCTGTTCAAAGCGGAGTAATGGCCGCTTTAATGGCACTAAAAGGATTTACTGGTACAGAAAAAGTTTTTGAAGGTAAAGAAGGTTTTATGGATTGCTTCGGAGGGTGGGATTCTAAAAAAGAAGAAATTTCTCCTATTGTTTTTAAAGGGCGTGAATCAGAAACCGAGTGGAGCTGGGATTTAGAAGCGTTAATTGGAAACTTGGGGAAAGATTGGAAAATTCTTGATTGTAGCATGAAAGCATTTCCGACTGAAGCCCTCACTCACACCCATATTTCAGCTACATTAAAAACGATAATAAATAATGATATAAAATATGATCAGATAGATTCTGTAACAGTTACAACAATTGCCCGTGCATGCGACATACTTTTTGACTCACAAAAATATAAGCCGGAATCGCGAGAAACTGCCGATCATTCTCTTCCCTACTGTATTGCCGCCGCTATAGTAGATCGAAAGGTCACAACCAATTCATTTGATCAAGAAAAAATTAATGACCCAAAAATACGCGAGGTAATTCAAAAGATTAAAGGGGAAGCTTCTATCGAATTTGAAAAGATGTTTCCTCAGAAACAACCCTCGAAAGTTGTAATTAAAACAGTTGACGGAAAGGAATTCACAGAGTATTTGGAATACCCCAAAGGAAATCCCCGCGAACCAATGAGTATGATTGATCTCGAAGATAAATTTAATTCTCTTTCTGGCGATTTATTGCATCCGGAAAAACAAAGAGAAGTTAAAGAAATGGTATTTAATTGTGAGAAGTTTGACACAAAAAGTTTTATGAGCAAGCTGGTTTTATAA
- the lysF gene encoding homoaconitase gives MPQTFIEKIAQKFAVGLPNDYIVKSGDYISIRPAYIMTHDNTGAVIPKFTSIGAIKLADPRQVVNTLDHDIQNKDVKNLAKYKKIEDFAKTMGADFYPAGRGIGHQIMIEEGYAWPATMVVASDSHSNMYGGIGCLGTPIVRTDAAAIWATGRTWWQVPPIASVELTGELNLGVTGKDVIIVLCGLFNKDEVLNHAIEFTGDGIKYLSIDERLSIANMTTEWGALAGVFPIDEVTINWLNARSKFVAERGLEGVASDIDGNGIHPRMNKNRIEHLIKHKNSFTADPDAFYTKKIVLDLATIEPHISGPNTVKVMSPVTEAAKKKIKINKAYLVSCVNSRVDDISEAAKILRGNKIAEGVSFYIAAASSEIQAEAEKRGDWKAIIDAGGIPLPPGCGPCIGLGTGLLEDGEVGISATNRNFKGRMGSPNAQAYLASPAVVASSALAGFITYDSLNHNLKIKWDLITNQKPVNNQVAVKIIDGFHSIISGELIFCNQDNLNTDGIYPGKYTYNDDMTPEQQAEVVMENYDPEFSNIVNKGDILVGGYNFGTGSSREQAATALKYKGISLVIAGSFNETYKRNALNNGFLIIECPGLVNDLKNEFGSKKLTVKTSYIAEINFQNSKILVNDKIYTFDPVGVAAQELIVNGGLEEWVKKNLE, from the coding sequence ATGCCCCAAACATTTATTGAAAAAATTGCCCAAAAATTTGCCGTCGGATTACCCAACGATTATATCGTCAAATCCGGTGATTACATTTCTATTCGTCCAGCTTATATTATGACTCATGACAATACAGGTGCAGTAATTCCAAAATTTACAAGTATAGGCGCTATTAAACTTGCCGACCCACGACAGGTAGTAAACACTCTGGATCATGATATACAGAATAAAGATGTAAAAAATTTAGCGAAATACAAGAAGATTGAAGATTTCGCAAAAACAATGGGTGCCGATTTCTATCCCGCCGGGAGAGGAATTGGTCATCAAATTATGATTGAGGAAGGTTACGCATGGCCGGCAACTATGGTAGTGGCTTCAGATAGTCATTCAAATATGTATGGTGGAATTGGATGTTTGGGAACTCCGATCGTCCGTACCGACGCAGCCGCAATATGGGCCACAGGTAGAACATGGTGGCAGGTACCTCCAATTGCTTCGGTTGAGCTGACCGGTGAATTAAATTTAGGAGTTACAGGAAAAGATGTAATTATTGTGCTTTGCGGATTATTTAATAAAGATGAAGTATTGAATCACGCAATTGAATTTACCGGTGATGGGATCAAATATTTAAGTATTGATGAGAGATTATCCATAGCCAACATGACTACAGAATGGGGAGCGCTTGCCGGTGTATTCCCTATCGATGAAGTTACAATTAATTGGCTTAACGCTAGATCAAAATTTGTAGCAGAAAGGGGTTTAGAAGGAGTAGCTTCAGATATTGATGGAAACGGTATTCATCCCCGAATGAATAAAAATAGAATTGAGCATTTAATAAAACATAAAAATTCTTTTACTGCAGACCCTGATGCATTTTATACTAAAAAGATTGTATTGGATTTAGCGACTATTGAGCCGCATATCTCTGGACCGAATACAGTAAAAGTGATGTCCCCGGTTACGGAAGCCGCGAAGAAGAAAATAAAAATTAATAAAGCATATCTCGTTTCATGTGTTAATTCTCGAGTGGATGACATTTCCGAAGCCGCAAAAATTTTACGAGGCAACAAAATTGCTGAGGGAGTTAGTTTCTATATTGCCGCGGCTTCGAGCGAAATTCAAGCTGAAGCTGAAAAGAGAGGTGATTGGAAAGCTATAATCGATGCGGGCGGAATTCCTCTTCCCCCCGGATGTGGACCCTGTATTGGTCTGGGAACCGGATTATTGGAAGATGGCGAAGTGGGAATTTCAGCCACGAATAGAAATTTTAAAGGGAGAATGGGTTCCCCAAATGCACAAGCTTATCTTGCTTCTCCGGCTGTAGTAGCATCATCTGCTTTAGCAGGTTTTATTACTTATGATTCTCTAAATCATAATTTAAAAATTAAATGGGATTTAATAACAAATCAAAAACCGGTAAACAACCAGGTAGCGGTAAAAATTATCGATGGATTCCACTCAATAATTTCGGGGGAGCTGATTTTTTGCAATCAAGATAATCTTAATACAGATGGAATCTATCCCGGTAAATACACATACAACGATGATATGACTCCCGAGCAGCAAGCAGAAGTAGTGATGGAGAATTATGATCCGGAATTTTCGAATATCGTAAATAAAGGTGATATTCTTGTTGGTGGTTATAATTTTGGAACCGGAAGTTCACGCGAACAGGCGGCTACCGCTTTAAAGTATAAAGGTATTTCTTTGGTAATTGCCGGCTCGTTTAATGAAACTTATAAGCGTAACGCGCTCAACAATGGATTTCTAATAATAGAATGTCCGGGTTTAGTTAATGATCTTAAAAATGAGTTTGGTTCGAAAAAGTTAACAGTAAAAACTTCTTACATCGCCGAAATCAATTTTCAAAACTCTAAAATTTTGGTAAATGATAAAATATATACTTTTGATCCCGTTGGAGTGGCCGCTCAAGAATTAATCGTGAATGGTGGGTTGGAAGAATGGGTGAAGAAGAACCTAGAGTGA
- a CDS encoding four helix bundle protein → MLNLSHKKLDVWKFSLEMVVKIYSLTKMFPKEELFGLSSQLKRASVSVTSNIAEGLSRISTNEKFRFLEIARSSLVEIDTQIEISIKLNYCDKEDIKEIDQLMNSVFAMITSLMKKIDNKI, encoded by the coding sequence ATGCTTAATCTGAGTCATAAAAAATTAGATGTATGGAAATTCAGTTTAGAGATGGTTGTTAAAATATATTCTTTAACTAAAATGTTCCCAAAAGAAGAACTGTTTGGTTTAAGTAGTCAATTGAAACGAGCATCAGTTTCTGTAACTTCAAATATAGCAGAAGGTTTGTCCAGAATATCTACGAATGAAAAATTTAGATTTTTAGAAATTGCAAGGTCATCACTTGTAGAAATTGATACTCAAATTGAGATTTCAATAAAATTAAATTATTGTGATAAAGAGGATATTAAGGAAATCGATCAACTCATGAATAGCGTATTTGCAATGATTACATCATTAATGAAGAAAATTGATAACAAAATTTGA
- a CDS encoding HD domain-containing protein: MISEQVKNIWPEIELISDPIIREKVLNCWIYAIENSVLSVDDLDTIPFSLLIKNCKVSFMNHKRTCVQLAVEMANIMKNNFGDEIKINMDYLIAGAILIDVGKLIEYDKVDGKIVTSKAGELVRHPFSGQAIAARFDLPYEIQHIIATHSKEGDLGKRTVESIIVHHADFVSFEPFKA; this comes from the coding sequence ATGATTTCAGAGCAAGTGAAGAATATTTGGCCAGAAATAGAATTGATTTCTGATCCGATAATTCGTGAAAAAGTTTTAAACTGCTGGATATACGCAATTGAGAATTCAGTTCTTTCGGTTGATGATTTAGACACAATCCCCTTCTCTCTTCTCATTAAAAATTGTAAAGTTTCATTTATGAATCATAAAAGAACTTGCGTTCAATTAGCTGTTGAGATGGCGAATATCATGAAAAATAATTTTGGCGATGAGATTAAAATAAATATGGATTACTTAATTGCCGGCGCTATTTTAATAGATGTGGGTAAATTAATTGAATATGATAAAGTGGATGGAAAAATTGTAACAAGTAAAGCCGGTGAATTGGTAAGGCACCCTTTCAGCGGTCAGGCTATTGCGGCAAGATTCGATTTACCATATGAAATCCAACATATAATAGCTACACATTCTAAAGAAGGGGATCTAGGTAAAAGAACTGTCGAATCTATAATTGTTCATCATGCCGATTTTGTTTCGTTTGAGCCATTCAAAGCGTGA